In a genomic window of Roseimicrobium gellanilyticum:
- a CDS encoding MFS transporter produces MRSSKPAVILVLLVFAVTINYIDRGSLSVAKTNVGEEFKLDDVKMGWLFSAFSASYAICHLAAGWLVDRYSVKWVYAFGFLIWSLATVGMGLANGLVSLLILRVLLGAGESVAFPATSRVIVDNFNEQQRGLANALIDAGTKIGPALSTLVGGLVLAHYGWRALFIVVGVGSLVWLVPWLLAVPSEKHASHQANAKRADATPMKDILKRPELWGTSLGFFCLGYAWYFVVYWLPSYLREGRGFTTEEMAVYGSLPFWAMAATSLTGGWMSDRWISAGATPTKVRRTFLFGGLLLCALFMWSITLAAGSVMCIVLLIAACASLGLYTSNVWAVTQTLAGPTASGQWTGVQNFVGNLGGVVSPLVTGWIVKSTGSYTNAFIISSIVLLAGVGAYLTLVPRVQPIQWSKS; encoded by the coding sequence ATGCGCTCCTCCAAGCCCGCCGTGATCCTTGTGCTGCTCGTTTTCGCGGTGACAATCAACTACATCGACCGGGGCAGCCTCTCCGTGGCAAAGACGAATGTGGGGGAGGAATTCAAGCTGGACGATGTGAAGATGGGCTGGCTCTTCTCGGCGTTTTCCGCCAGCTATGCCATCTGCCATCTCGCTGCCGGATGGCTGGTGGATCGGTACAGCGTGAAATGGGTCTACGCATTCGGGTTTCTCATCTGGTCCCTGGCGACCGTGGGTATGGGCCTGGCCAATGGCCTCGTCTCCCTCCTCATCCTGCGGGTGCTGCTGGGGGCAGGGGAGAGCGTGGCCTTCCCGGCGACATCACGAGTCATTGTGGACAACTTCAACGAGCAGCAACGCGGCCTGGCTAATGCGCTGATTGACGCAGGCACGAAGATAGGCCCGGCCCTCAGCACCTTGGTGGGAGGGCTCGTCCTGGCCCATTACGGGTGGCGCGCCTTGTTCATCGTTGTCGGTGTCGGCAGCTTGGTGTGGCTGGTTCCGTGGCTTCTCGCGGTACCTTCAGAGAAGCATGCTTCGCATCAGGCAAACGCAAAACGTGCGGATGCCACACCCATGAAGGACATTCTCAAGCGTCCGGAACTGTGGGGTACTTCCCTCGGATTTTTCTGCTTGGGCTATGCGTGGTACTTCGTGGTGTACTGGCTTCCCTCCTACCTGCGTGAGGGGCGTGGCTTTACCACGGAAGAAATGGCCGTGTATGGCTCGCTTCCTTTCTGGGCGATGGCGGCAACTTCGCTGACAGGTGGGTGGATGTCGGATCGCTGGATCTCGGCGGGTGCCACGCCCACAAAGGTACGCCGGACATTTCTTTTTGGCGGCCTGCTGCTCTGCGCGCTGTTCATGTGGTCCATCACCCTGGCAGCGGGGTCGGTGATGTGCATTGTACTCCTGATTGCTGCGTGTGCCTCACTGGGCCTGTACACTTCCAATGTTTGGGCCGTCACCCAGACGCTCGCCGGGCCCACCGCATCCGGCCAGTGGACGGGCGTGCAGAACTTTGTGGGGAACCTTGGAGGTGTGGTTTCGCCGCTGGTGACTGGATGGATCGTCAAGTCCACCGGTTCCTACACGAATGCATTCATCATTTCCTCGATCGTGCTGCTCGCAGGCGTGGGTGCTTATCTCACTCTTGTGCCCCGCGTGCAGCCCATCCAGTGGAGCAAATCCTGA
- the secD gene encoding protein translocase subunit SecD, protein MKSLPLTFFWGAALIFLLMFYMGTTEHRKKKLVGTILTVAVSLFCIWAVDGWNVFTNKPLNLKMGMDLIGGSEFIVQLKPGLNEKGEEKQVNPDSVQQAIATLQKRLDPNGSLGLTMTPQGDKQIVIQMPGVEPSEIATVRQQIQQTAHLEFRLVHPQSEQVLATHKAQGGGIEPGFVAMPSRERKNKPDAPEAYLVKNRPDMDGTHVNEAWVAYPPTGLEILMNFDGPGSTLFGELTTANVGQRFAIIVDGEVLSAPVIQTAITGGHCVITGDFEEKEARNLATALQNPLKNPMEILADNTVSAQFGQETIKQAIYTGIAGLIMTAAFLLIYYRTAGLIALVGLVVNMLMVFGAMSLFNFTMTMPGIAGIVLTVGMAVDANVLIYERLREEMKTGKTLAAALDAAFHKAFSAIFDANFTTLISAVILFTLGSGLIKGFAITLTVGIIGTLLGGLVVTRVVFNWFTDAGILKKITVTQIIPEGIFDMLSKARPFIIGSFSLAAISALAFVIKGEDAIGIDFRGGAITRFQVAPNAGIDAHTVEKTLLDAKIDGTYVQQNSTGTGQQISVRSDMDDGPKVKDLLEQKFAGKLTGGQSDRVGASIGKDLAVKSIIAFGCAMLGIFLYLVIFYEMSFAMGAIIALLHDCVITIGLAVLLGQQLSVIHIGALLTVAGYSINDTIVVFDRIREIIKARTGDIRDIMNEAISMTLSRTLLTGVTTLGPMAALYFFGGQAMKDLSLPIIIGVLVGTYSSIYIASPIVLWYAKKTGTSLRRQVLDTEASREAANKPPVVAS, encoded by the coding sequence ATGAAGTCCCTGCCACTGACCTTTTTCTGGGGCGCTGCCCTGATTTTTCTCCTGATGTTCTATATGGGCACCACGGAGCATCGGAAGAAAAAACTAGTCGGTACGATTCTCACAGTCGCGGTCAGCCTGTTCTGCATCTGGGCGGTCGACGGATGGAATGTTTTCACCAACAAGCCGCTCAATCTCAAGATGGGGATGGACCTCATTGGTGGCAGCGAATTCATCGTCCAGCTCAAACCCGGCTTGAACGAGAAGGGTGAAGAAAAACAGGTGAACCCCGACTCCGTGCAGCAGGCCATCGCCACGCTGCAAAAGCGTCTCGACCCGAACGGTTCGCTGGGCCTGACGATGACTCCCCAAGGGGACAAGCAGATCGTCATCCAGATGCCTGGGGTGGAGCCCTCTGAGATTGCCACCGTGCGTCAGCAAATCCAGCAGACGGCGCACCTTGAGTTCCGCCTCGTGCATCCTCAGAGTGAGCAGGTCCTCGCGACACACAAAGCACAGGGAGGCGGCATCGAGCCTGGTTTTGTGGCCATGCCCTCGCGCGAGCGGAAGAACAAGCCGGATGCTCCGGAAGCTTATCTCGTGAAGAACCGCCCGGACATGGACGGCACGCACGTGAACGAGGCCTGGGTTGCCTACCCGCCCACAGGGCTTGAAATTCTGATGAACTTCGACGGCCCCGGCTCGACGCTGTTCGGAGAACTCACCACGGCCAACGTGGGCCAGCGTTTCGCCATCATCGTGGACGGTGAAGTGCTTTCTGCCCCGGTCATCCAGACTGCCATCACGGGTGGTCACTGCGTCATCACCGGCGACTTTGAAGAGAAGGAAGCCCGCAACCTGGCCACCGCGCTGCAGAATCCGCTGAAGAACCCCATGGAGATTCTGGCAGACAACACGGTGTCCGCCCAGTTCGGTCAGGAAACCATCAAGCAGGCCATCTACACGGGTATTGCCGGTCTCATCATGACGGCCGCCTTCCTGCTCATCTACTACCGCACAGCGGGCCTCATTGCCCTCGTGGGTCTGGTGGTGAACATGCTGATGGTCTTCGGAGCCATGTCCCTCTTCAACTTCACCATGACCATGCCCGGCATCGCCGGCATCGTGCTCACGGTCGGTATGGCGGTGGACGCGAACGTGCTCATCTACGAACGCTTGCGAGAGGAAATGAAGACGGGCAAGACCCTGGCAGCGGCGCTCGATGCCGCCTTCCACAAGGCCTTCTCCGCGATTTTCGACGCGAACTTCACGACGCTGATTTCCGCCGTCATTCTCTTCACCCTGGGAAGCGGCCTCATCAAGGGCTTCGCCATCACCCTCACGGTCGGTATCATCGGCACCCTGCTGGGCGGCCTGGTGGTAACCCGCGTGGTGTTCAACTGGTTCACGGATGCCGGCATCTTGAAGAAGATCACCGTCACCCAGATCATCCCGGAAGGTATCTTTGACATGCTGAGCAAGGCACGTCCGTTCATCATCGGCTCCTTCTCGCTGGCCGCCATTTCCGCTCTCGCCTTTGTCATCAAGGGTGAAGACGCCATCGGCATCGACTTCCGTGGCGGGGCCATCACCCGCTTCCAGGTCGCTCCCAATGCCGGCATCGACGCCCACACTGTGGAGAAGACCCTCCTGGATGCCAAGATCGACGGCACCTACGTTCAGCAAAACAGCACCGGTACCGGCCAGCAAATCAGTGTGCGTAGTGACATGGATGACGGCCCGAAGGTGAAGGACCTGCTGGAACAAAAGTTTGCAGGCAAGCTTACGGGTGGCCAGAGCGACCGCGTGGGTGCCTCCATCGGCAAGGACCTCGCCGTGAAGAGCATCATCGCCTTCGGCTGCGCGATGTTGGGTATCTTCCTGTACCTCGTGATCTTCTACGAGATGTCCTTCGCCATGGGAGCCATCATCGCGCTTCTCCATGACTGCGTGATCACCATCGGCCTGGCAGTCCTTCTGGGGCAACAGCTCTCGGTGATTCACATCGGCGCGCTGCTCACGGTGGCAGGCTACTCCATCAACGACACCATCGTGGTGTTCGACCGTATCCGCGAAATCATCAAGGCGCGTACCGGTGACATTCGCGACATCATGAACGAGGCCATCTCCATGACCCTGAGCCGTACACTGCTCACCGGTGTGACAACCCTCGGCCCGATGGCGGCGCTCTACTTCTTTGGCGGCCAGGCCATGAAGGACCTCTCACTGCCGATCATCATCGGTGTGCTGGTGGGTACCTACTCCTCCATCTACATCGCCTCCCCGATCGTGCTCTGGTACGCGAAGAAGACCGGCACCAGCCTGCGTCGCCAGGTGCTGGACACGGAAGCCTCCCGCGAAGCGGCCAACAAGCCACCCGTCGTCGCGTCCTAA
- a CDS encoding serine/threonine-protein kinase → MTTEQVATPPSSDTSHAPDAYSVKERVSIGTAGVVYRAVQRSSHREVLFKVLMEQASHPLNSAQVLAVAPAIMRLRHPRIAELMDAYDDPEGTVLVYPMMPGMAGSEFPIKERLLTPAEARQVAKQLCEALLVGERAAFPHGDVKPSNIVIGTDTDGRLSVQLQDWGLSSCRTLQPPETMQFMAPERHHGHPTSVQGDLFSLGASLWFLITGRLPVESHTREELLVEWGAFDPSTLAGLQPEVDKHFSQWLGWLLRWQPRDRPPTMTKALEVLNQVIAFVDASETKASSGSGSSAAAPAPPAPTSTSTANPNAPTLPAKPIATRPSAARTEKLRQTPGDSGPPSAASPSAPTALLTRPSGADSVSAQERGSMASKLMAGVLTCCVLAAVGVLFVWWAEEEWGPDWRKEMVASLKSRLRTASPKESDLAAAAAPSESADQANTKSSTTATKSPSKSSGAAVAVTANASAQKPPPKSLSAKSGSKPTKPQTPPPNNSKLISAVEPFNYADGMTLEGANGGTGWKTPWKASQATKGKSADGKYQGVLLASTPDSSISRELDPGGTFHNNSVAVSLDLWHPGAGASPLEFDLLGTANAPSGSAIIVTPHENRLKISIKGETEELPANAGVPLKLVLKWTFTKKADSTADVVVEVYVNPKQGTSVTNSPKTKKNLTSYKLPTTLTFTAKTTEAGSAPVVLQKMKLARTAADAIK, encoded by the coding sequence ATGACCACGGAACAGGTTGCAACCCCCCCATCTTCCGACACCTCGCATGCGCCTGACGCATACTCGGTGAAGGAGCGCGTGTCGATTGGCACCGCGGGGGTCGTGTATCGGGCGGTGCAACGAAGCTCCCATCGCGAGGTGCTCTTCAAGGTGCTGATGGAGCAGGCCTCCCATCCGCTGAACAGCGCACAGGTTCTGGCCGTTGCTCCCGCCATCATGCGGCTCAGGCATCCTCGCATTGCCGAGTTGATGGATGCCTATGACGATCCTGAGGGCACCGTGCTGGTATACCCGATGATGCCAGGCATGGCTGGGAGCGAGTTCCCCATCAAGGAACGGCTGCTCACACCGGCCGAGGCACGCCAAGTCGCCAAACAGCTCTGCGAAGCCCTGCTGGTGGGCGAGCGGGCAGCCTTCCCCCACGGCGACGTGAAGCCCAGCAACATCGTCATTGGCACCGACACGGACGGTCGTCTGTCCGTACAGCTGCAGGACTGGGGTCTTTCTTCATGCCGCACGCTACAGCCACCGGAGACCATGCAATTCATGGCGCCGGAGAGGCACCATGGTCACCCTACTTCCGTGCAGGGGGATCTGTTCTCGCTCGGAGCCTCGCTCTGGTTCCTCATCACCGGCCGCCTGCCGGTGGAATCGCACACGCGCGAGGAGCTGTTGGTGGAATGGGGCGCTTTTGACCCCAGTACGCTGGCAGGCTTGCAGCCGGAGGTGGACAAGCATTTCAGCCAATGGCTGGGTTGGCTGCTCCGCTGGCAGCCGCGTGATCGTCCACCGACGATGACCAAGGCACTGGAAGTGCTGAATCAGGTGATTGCCTTTGTAGATGCCTCGGAAACGAAGGCGTCCTCTGGCAGTGGCTCATCAGCGGCGGCTCCTGCTCCGCCTGCTCCGACGTCGACATCGACAGCGAATCCAAATGCGCCCACGCTGCCTGCCAAGCCGATAGCAACCCGTCCTTCAGCAGCAAGGACGGAGAAGCTCAGACAAACACCCGGAGACTCCGGCCCACCTTCAGCAGCTTCGCCATCCGCGCCAACTGCGCTTCTGACGAGACCGTCCGGGGCAGATTCAGTTTCCGCTCAAGAGCGTGGTTCCATGGCGAGCAAGCTGATGGCCGGAGTGCTGACCTGCTGTGTACTGGCCGCCGTAGGGGTGCTTTTCGTCTGGTGGGCAGAGGAGGAATGGGGACCTGACTGGCGCAAGGAAATGGTGGCATCTCTAAAGAGCCGGCTGCGCACCGCATCCCCCAAGGAATCCGACCTGGCAGCAGCGGCTGCACCTTCTGAAAGTGCCGATCAGGCGAACACGAAATCCTCCACCACTGCCACCAAATCGCCCTCCAAATCATCGGGTGCCGCAGTCGCGGTGACAGCGAACGCATCAGCACAGAAGCCTCCGCCAAAATCGCTCTCCGCCAAGTCAGGCTCCAAACCGACCAAGCCCCAGACTCCGCCTCCAAACAACTCCAAGCTCATTTCCGCAGTGGAACCCTTCAACTACGCGGACGGCATGACTCTTGAAGGGGCGAATGGAGGCACGGGCTGGAAGACGCCGTGGAAAGCGAGCCAGGCCACCAAAGGCAAGTCGGCAGATGGAAAATATCAGGGTGTATTGCTCGCCTCGACACCAGATTCCTCCATCAGTCGCGAACTCGATCCCGGGGGCACCTTCCACAACAACAGCGTTGCCGTGTCACTCGACCTCTGGCACCCTGGTGCCGGAGCCTCACCCTTGGAATTTGACCTCCTCGGAACGGCAAACGCTCCCTCCGGCAGTGCCATCATCGTCACTCCCCATGAGAATCGATTGAAGATTTCCATCAAGGGCGAAACTGAGGAATTGCCGGCCAACGCAGGAGTACCGCTCAAGCTTGTCTTGAAATGGACCTTCACGAAGAAAGCGGACAGCACAGCTGATGTGGTGGTGGAGGTCTATGTGAATCCCAAGCAAGGCACCTCGGTCACAAATTCTCCCAAGACCAAAAAGAATCTGACAAGCTACAAGCTACCCACCACACTGACATTCACCGCAAAGACCACCGAGGCGGGTTCAGCACCAGTGGTCCTGCAAAAGATGAAGCTGGCCAGAACTGCCGCGGATGCCATCAAATAA
- a CDS encoding amidohydrolase family protein, giving the protein MSISPAPTSRRSFLRSTALAALVTPALLPAADEDVSKNCIDAHVHVWTPDTERYPLGEGATKKGMAPSSFTPEELFAHTKPSGVSRIVLIQMSFYQFDNSYMLDAMKQHPGVFGGVAIVDESEPDVVDTMKQLAKQGVRGFRIYTDKEKAEAWQSSAGMKAMWSHAADAGLSMCLLANPDALPAVQKMCAQFPKTRVVIDHFARIGMKGAVDQKDLDSLCRLAESEHTFVKTSAFYALGVKKAPYTDLGAMVRRLRDTYGASRLMWASDCPFQVEDGHTYKDSIALIRERLDFLTAEDKAWMLRKTAEKVFFS; this is encoded by the coding sequence ATGAGCATCTCGCCCGCCCCCACCTCCCGCCGTTCGTTCCTGCGTTCCACCGCGCTTGCGGCTCTTGTTACACCTGCACTTCTGCCTGCTGCAGACGAGGATGTTTCCAAGAACTGCATTGATGCGCACGTGCACGTGTGGACACCGGATACGGAGCGTTATCCGTTGGGCGAGGGCGCGACCAAGAAAGGCATGGCTCCCTCGAGCTTCACTCCCGAGGAACTCTTTGCTCACACCAAGCCGAGCGGCGTGAGTCGCATCGTGCTCATCCAGATGAGCTTCTACCAATTCGACAACTCCTACATGCTCGATGCGATGAAACAGCATCCCGGCGTATTCGGCGGCGTCGCCATCGTAGATGAGTCCGAGCCCGATGTGGTGGATACCATGAAGCAACTGGCAAAGCAGGGTGTGCGAGGTTTCCGCATCTACACGGACAAGGAGAAGGCGGAAGCCTGGCAGAGCTCCGCCGGGATGAAGGCGATGTGGTCCCACGCCGCCGATGCCGGGCTTTCCATGTGCTTGCTGGCCAACCCAGATGCGCTGCCCGCAGTGCAGAAGATGTGTGCGCAATTTCCGAAGACACGCGTGGTGATTGATCACTTCGCACGCATCGGCATGAAGGGCGCGGTGGACCAGAAAGATCTCGATAGCCTCTGCCGTCTTGCGGAATCGGAGCACACCTTCGTGAAGACCTCCGCGTTCTATGCTCTGGGAGTGAAGAAAGCGCCGTACACCGACCTCGGTGCCATGGTGCGCCGCCTGCGCGATACTTACGGAGCTTCACGCCTCATGTGGGCCAGCGACTGTCCCTTCCAGGTGGAAGATGGCCACACGTACAAGGATTCCATCGCACTTATCCGTGAACGCCTCGACTTCCTCACGGCAGAGGACAAGGCATGGATGCTGCGCAAGACGGCGGAGAAGGTGTTCTTTTCCTGA
- a CDS encoding LamG-like jellyroll fold domain-containing protein: MNPSPTDHELLRLFAMKADGTISPGDHERLCLLLTESPDTRREWFAFQDAEDALQAWSQRASVIQSSAPASAAAPATPANAQKSRAPRGVTWRVIASMAAGIVIGAVTWTLWPQPSAITPSVSPSGSNVVIKDEATTSAVAVLTRGVDLVWEGNGATPSLHEPLSPGELKLRSGVAEIEFFQGARLCIEGPAELKLISAGEAYCKSGRFSADVPFHARGFRIGTPKGDLVDLGTEFGLDLTSDTPALHVFKGEVELHRPKTAMQLLTTGQAARMEGSDTMNADDTGFAFSRDLDSRVQASQRQSFDAWQQTSAQQLRDPALLLRLDFQDGAGARSLKNAAPNGPDIAAGTIVGCTWTQGRWPGTGKQALQFRSLSDRVRLNIPGQYRQLTAITSVQLNGLNIRQSSICMTQGLGAGYMHWQVLHDGSLCLGVGEGPGRPGHGVPVRWQDYISPVLFTPERFGQWVHLAMAYDLEAREVRFYVNGARFSTHPIKEPVQLSPGLVELGNWTPTPDKRQQPVRNFNGCMDEFSLISRALSDAEIRQLAR, translated from the coding sequence ATGAACCCCTCCCCCACTGACCACGAACTCCTGCGGCTCTTCGCCATGAAGGCGGATGGCACCATCTCGCCGGGAGACCACGAAAGACTCTGCCTGCTCCTCACCGAGTCTCCTGACACCCGCCGTGAATGGTTTGCATTTCAAGATGCGGAAGATGCGCTGCAAGCCTGGTCACAACGCGCGAGCGTGATCCAGAGCAGTGCGCCTGCATCTGCCGCGGCACCAGCGACTCCGGCAAATGCGCAAAAGTCGCGAGCTCCACGCGGTGTCACCTGGCGCGTCATCGCCTCCATGGCTGCTGGCATTGTCATTGGTGCCGTCACATGGACTCTGTGGCCACAACCCAGCGCCATCACACCTTCCGTTTCCCCCAGCGGATCGAATGTCGTCATCAAAGACGAAGCCACCACTTCCGCCGTGGCCGTGCTCACCCGCGGCGTGGACCTCGTGTGGGAAGGCAATGGGGCAACCCCTTCGCTCCATGAACCTCTGTCTCCCGGTGAACTGAAGCTGCGCAGTGGTGTGGCGGAGATTGAGTTCTTCCAGGGAGCCCGCCTGTGCATCGAGGGGCCTGCGGAGCTCAAGCTCATCTCTGCCGGTGAAGCCTATTGTAAGAGCGGCCGCTTCAGTGCGGATGTGCCTTTCCATGCACGAGGCTTCCGCATCGGCACCCCCAAGGGAGACCTGGTCGACCTCGGCACCGAGTTCGGCTTGGATCTGACGAGCGACACACCTGCGCTGCATGTCTTCAAGGGCGAGGTGGAACTGCATCGCCCCAAAACAGCCATGCAACTCCTCACCACAGGACAAGCCGCACGCATGGAAGGCTCCGACACCATGAACGCCGATGACACCGGCTTCGCGTTCAGCAGGGACCTGGACTCGCGTGTGCAGGCTTCGCAACGCCAGTCCTTCGATGCATGGCAGCAGACCTCAGCGCAGCAACTGCGTGACCCTGCGCTGCTTCTGCGTCTGGATTTCCAGGATGGAGCTGGCGCCCGTTCCTTGAAGAACGCCGCACCGAACGGTCCCGACATCGCTGCCGGCACGATCGTGGGTTGCACCTGGACCCAAGGACGCTGGCCGGGCACAGGCAAGCAGGCCCTGCAATTCCGCAGCCTGAGTGATCGCGTGCGGTTGAATATCCCCGGGCAGTACCGCCAGCTCACCGCCATCACGAGTGTGCAACTGAACGGCCTGAATATCCGCCAGAGCTCCATCTGCATGACCCAGGGCCTCGGCGCTGGCTACATGCACTGGCAGGTGCTGCACGATGGCTCGCTCTGCCTCGGTGTGGGTGAAGGCCCCGGGCGGCCCGGCCATGGAGTACCGGTGCGCTGGCAGGACTACATCAGCCCCGTGCTCTTCACTCCCGAGCGCTTCGGCCAGTGGGTGCATCTGGCGATGGCATATGACCTCGAGGCGCGTGAAGTCCGCTTCTATGTGAATGGCGCACGCTTCTCCACGCATCCCATCAAGGAACCGGTGCAACTTTCTCCGGGTCTCGTCGAGCTCGGCAACTGGACTCCCACGCCGGATAAGCGCCAGCAGCCCGTGCGCAACTTCAACGGATGCATGGATGAGTTCAGCCTGATTTCACGTGCCCTGAGCGATGCCGAGATTCGCCAACTCGCTCGCTGA
- a CDS encoding M20 family metallopeptidase, with translation MASLSLVDTLASLVRINSVNSSYDDGPGEREIATWVRTYFEQRGIEVWEQEVFPNRPNVIARLPGKNPHRRIILEAHTDTVSVKGMTIPPFEPRIEDGKMYGRGSCDTKAGLAGMMHALATLHEEGIQPPCEVWLAAAVDEEFSYRGVVKLCEGLAGHAALVAEPTGLRAVIATKGVLRFRILVRGKSAHSSKPHLGVNAINHMARIVLALEQDHLRLAANPHPLLGPATCNVGVIHGGVQINFVPDACAIEIDRRLLPGERTGDVLAHYQGILDQLKTEHPTMEASIEEPPLLTDEALETPAESAAAQCASAVLRDMGLNGELCGVPFGCDASKLSRQGIPSLVFGPGSIDRAHAAVEYVELDQVQQAFEFYRNFILRFE, from the coding sequence ATGGCATCCCTTTCTCTTGTCGATACCCTCGCCTCTCTGGTGCGCATCAACAGCGTGAACTCGTCCTATGACGACGGACCGGGAGAGCGCGAAATCGCCACATGGGTGAGAACCTACTTCGAGCAGCGCGGCATCGAAGTGTGGGAACAGGAGGTGTTCCCAAATCGACCAAATGTCATCGCACGACTGCCGGGCAAGAATCCCCATCGACGCATCATTCTGGAAGCGCATACGGACACCGTCTCCGTGAAGGGCATGACCATCCCACCCTTCGAGCCTCGCATCGAAGATGGGAAAATGTATGGCCGTGGCTCGTGTGATACGAAGGCCGGGCTTGCGGGCATGATGCATGCGCTGGCGACGCTTCACGAAGAAGGCATCCAGCCACCATGCGAGGTCTGGCTGGCTGCAGCAGTGGATGAAGAATTCTCGTATCGTGGTGTGGTGAAGCTCTGCGAAGGGCTCGCGGGTCATGCAGCCCTGGTGGCAGAGCCCACCGGATTGCGTGCTGTGATTGCTACCAAGGGCGTGTTGAGATTTCGTATTTTGGTTCGTGGCAAGTCCGCACACAGCTCGAAACCGCATCTTGGTGTGAATGCCATCAACCACATGGCGCGCATCGTCCTCGCGCTGGAGCAGGACCATCTTCGATTGGCTGCCAACCCACACCCATTGTTGGGGCCGGCGACGTGCAACGTGGGCGTCATCCATGGGGGAGTGCAGATCAATTTTGTGCCCGACGCGTGTGCCATCGAGATCGATCGGCGGCTGCTTCCGGGAGAGCGCACGGGCGACGTGCTGGCGCACTACCAGGGGATACTGGATCAATTGAAGACGGAGCATCCTACCATGGAAGCCAGCATCGAAGAGCCACCGCTGCTCACGGATGAAGCCCTGGAGACACCGGCGGAATCCGCCGCCGCGCAGTGCGCCAGCGCCGTCCTGCGCGATATGGGCCTCAATGGGGAACTCTGCGGCGTGCCCTTCGGATGCGATGCCAGCAAGCTTTCACGGCAGGGCATTCCGAGTCTCGTCTTCGGTCCCGGCAGCATCGATCGTGCGCACGCGGCGGTGGAATATGTGGAGCTCGATCAGGTGCAGCAGGCTTTTGAGTTCTACCGGAATTTCATTCTTCGCTTCGAATGA
- a CDS encoding sigma-70 family RNA polymerase sigma factor — protein sequence MPDDTPAPDRSELSEQFILRLNAVHGRLLGFLRVMLGNGTDAEDVLQRASITMWRKFSEFDQTQDFFSWASSFAFYEAKNFQRTAARSKLHFDDALMNRLAEERVADLEHREARLAAMDRCIEELDSPSRDLVRDFYMNNADIATLAQQQGRAPQTVYNKLNALRRLLGDCMKRRLAQEA from the coding sequence ATGCCAGACGACACTCCAGCCCCGGACCGGTCCGAGCTCAGCGAGCAGTTCATCCTGCGGCTCAATGCCGTGCATGGACGCCTGCTGGGCTTTCTGCGCGTCATGCTGGGGAATGGCACGGATGCAGAGGACGTGCTGCAACGCGCCAGCATCACCATGTGGCGGAAGTTCAGCGAGTTTGACCAAACGCAGGACTTCTTCTCCTGGGCGAGCAGTTTCGCGTTCTACGAGGCGAAGAACTTCCAACGCACCGCCGCCCGGTCCAAGCTGCACTTTGATGATGCCCTGATGAACCGGCTCGCGGAGGAACGCGTTGCGGATCTGGAACATCGCGAAGCCCGGCTGGCCGCCATGGATCGCTGCATCGAGGAGCTCGACTCCCCCTCGCGCGACCTCGTGCGTGATTTTTACATGAACAACGCGGACATCGCCACGCTGGCACAGCAGCAGGGCCGCGCTCCCCAAACCGTCTACAACAAGCTCAACGCCCTGCGCCGGCTGTTGGGCGATTGCATGAAGCGCCGTCTGGCGCAGGAGGCCTGA